In Vibrio gallicus, a single window of DNA contains:
- a CDS encoding MotA/TolQ/ExbB proton channel family protein, producing MQTLTVLYSQLGMMTIPLTLMSALTLMLIIERTVYMLINGRTYTTQILSKVHHINFSCSSQVERFIENDLQGKALIFQAMRMLLGHRSFNKALREEAVSIWLFKKRQQYKSGIRILSIIGVISPLIGLLGTVLGLIDMFKGLALTSGSITPAVLADGLGLAMSTTAAGLIIALPAITGAQLLGMWVEKTLAKIEYTLNHSNLHIEGISIECPENAKSCDEVPA from the coding sequence ATGCAAACCCTAACCGTACTCTATAGCCAATTAGGAATGATGACTATTCCATTAACTCTAATGTCGGCATTGACCTTGATGCTTATTATCGAGCGCACCGTGTACATGCTGATAAATGGCCGTACCTACACAACTCAAATCCTATCTAAGGTTCATCACATCAATTTCTCATGTTCGTCACAGGTTGAGCGTTTTATAGAGAATGACCTACAAGGAAAAGCGCTAATTTTTCAAGCCATGCGGATGTTATTAGGACATAGAAGCTTCAATAAAGCTCTGCGCGAAGAAGCGGTCAGTATCTGGCTGTTTAAAAAGCGTCAACAATACAAATCGGGGATTCGAATTCTATCAATCATTGGTGTTATCAGTCCGTTGATTGGGCTGCTAGGCACCGTATTGGGGCTGATTGATATGTTCAAAGGGTTGGCATTGACCTCAGGTTCCATTACACCCGCTGTACTTGCCGATGGACTTGGGCTGGCAATGTCGACCACTGCCGCCGGATTAATCATTGCATTGCCAGCCATTACTGGTGCGCAACTGCTGGGTATGTGGGTAGAAAAAACGCTGGCAAAAATCGAATATACCCTTAATCACAGCAACCTACATATAGAAGGGATCTCTATTGAGTGCCCTGAAAACGCCAAGTCTTGTGACGAGGTCCCAGCATGA
- a CDS encoding ExbD/TolR family protein — MIKSQSTLFDEEFKPDLTPLLDIIFIVMVFLLLTANISIKTMDVTIPQTDDSQVLSSQDKSAITVNILASEPKWAIDGKPYQDWETFTQALNLQVHSQPKRNLIISPDKSADVESMLKVLAWLQNHNISATNIVMEEKK, encoded by the coding sequence ATGATCAAGTCCCAATCAACACTGTTTGATGAAGAGTTCAAGCCGGATCTAACACCGCTACTGGATATTATCTTTATTGTGATGGTGTTTTTGCTACTTACAGCCAATATCAGCATCAAGACCATGGATGTGACGATCCCTCAAACTGACGATAGTCAGGTGTTGAGCTCACAGGACAAGTCTGCCATCACCGTAAACATACTTGCTAGCGAGCCCAAATGGGCTATTGATGGTAAACCGTACCAAGATTGGGAAACCTTCACTCAGGCTCTTAACCTTCAGGTTCACTCTCAGCCTAAGCGCAACCTAATCATATCCCCAGATAAATCTGCCGATGTTGAGTCCATGCTAAAGGTTCTGGCATGGCTTCAAAACCACAATATCTCCGCAACCAATATCGTTATGGAAGAGAAAAAATAA
- a CDS encoding heme/hemin ABC transporter substrate-binding protein — MKRLLLLLITAVACNANAENRIISVGSSITELMYALDAKEQLVAIDVTSRNFDPQHTLPQVGYHRQLSAEGLMAQNPTHLIGSHEMGPDSTLELLKSAGIKVITVPSGDSEQDLIARIDTIAQITHTQNKATQLKHDLHAKIETLEHQSLDAQPKAMFAMLSEGRPATIAGSQTTIDKIIRLAGGQNPANKEFSSYKSMSLEAIVGIQPDYLLVSQRAWDELGGAQGIINKFPLLAATPAATQARIIPIPSSAIIGGFGIESIELSESLHQQFERN, encoded by the coding sequence ATGAAACGACTGCTGTTACTCCTAATCACTGCCGTAGCTTGCAATGCAAATGCTGAAAACCGAATCATTAGTGTCGGTTCGAGCATTACCGAGCTTATGTATGCCTTAGATGCCAAAGAGCAATTGGTTGCCATCGATGTGACCAGCCGCAATTTTGACCCTCAACACACGCTCCCTCAAGTGGGTTATCATCGCCAACTGTCTGCTGAAGGACTTATGGCGCAAAACCCGACTCATTTGATTGGGTCACATGAAATGGGGCCTGATTCAACTCTTGAGCTATTAAAGTCAGCAGGCATTAAAGTCATCACGGTACCGTCAGGTGATAGCGAGCAAGATCTTATCGCTCGAATTGATACTATTGCTCAGATCACCCATACCCAAAACAAGGCAACCCAGCTTAAACACGATTTGCATGCCAAGATAGAGACCCTTGAGCATCAGAGTTTAGACGCGCAGCCTAAAGCAATGTTTGCTATGTTGAGCGAAGGACGCCCCGCGACCATTGCCGGCTCCCAAACTACGATTGACAAAATTATACGTCTTGCAGGCGGGCAAAACCCCGCCAACAAAGAGTTTAGCTCTTATAAGTCTATGTCACTAGAAGCTATCGTGGGTATCCAGCCCGATTACCTATTAGTGAGCCAACGCGCATGGGATGAACTCGGGGGAGCGCAAGGTATAATCAACAAGTTTCCATTGCTTGCTGCAACCCCTGCGGCAACACAAGCGCGAATTATCCCGATCCCAAGTAGCGCCATAATCGGCGGCTTTGGGATTGAAAGTATTGAGCTCAGTGAATCCCTTCATCAACAATTTGAGCGTAACTAA
- a CDS encoding FecCD family ABC transporter permease, translating into MNFAASLKLPTPVLMAGSLAIVYMASILSISVGPMDISFKQSLSALMPWVNNSELPAHINMIVQQVRLPRTLLAIAIGGILAICGTVMQGLFRNPLADPGIIGVSAGAALGAALAIVVFGSLAQSYPQLLMFGTVPMFSFLGGAITTLLVYQLGTSPSGTSVTMMLLAGVAIGALSGAMLGLLNYYADDQALRDLSLWTMGSLAGANFSSVLFGSIVLAILGVLFYRDAANLNALLLGEAEASHLGINVQRLKRRLILLTAAGVGVTVSLAGMIGFIGLIVPHLGRMIAGPNHKVLIPLATVLGALLLLVSDMLSRVLVAPLEIPVGIITAVLGAPFFLWLLISQKGRI; encoded by the coding sequence ATGAATTTTGCCGCTTCACTCAAACTGCCAACCCCAGTTTTAATGGCAGGATCGTTAGCTATTGTTTATATGGCGAGTATTCTATCCATCAGCGTTGGCCCTATGGATATCAGCTTTAAGCAAAGCCTTAGTGCGCTCATGCCATGGGTGAATAATTCGGAACTGCCCGCTCATATCAATATGATAGTGCAGCAGGTTCGTTTGCCAAGAACCCTACTCGCCATCGCGATTGGCGGCATATTGGCAATATGCGGTACCGTGATGCAAGGCTTATTCCGCAACCCATTGGCTGACCCTGGGATTATAGGCGTTTCTGCTGGCGCCGCCCTTGGCGCAGCGCTTGCTATTGTGGTATTTGGCTCCCTGGCGCAGAGCTACCCACAACTGCTGATGTTCGGCACTGTGCCTATGTTCTCATTTCTTGGCGGCGCGATTACCACCTTGCTTGTCTATCAACTCGGCACCTCACCATCTGGGACTTCAGTGACCATGATGCTGTTGGCTGGGGTCGCCATTGGGGCCTTATCGGGCGCAATGTTGGGACTACTCAATTACTACGCCGACGATCAAGCACTGCGCGACCTCTCGCTCTGGACCATGGGCTCTTTGGCTGGGGCTAATTTTTCCAGTGTGTTATTTGGTTCTATCGTATTAGCTATTCTGGGTGTGCTTTTTTATCGCGATGCGGCAAACCTCAACGCACTGTTATTGGGAGAAGCCGAAGCCAGCCACCTTGGAATTAATGTGCAAAGACTTAAACGTCGCCTGATCCTTCTTACCGCAGCTGGTGTAGGGGTCACCGTATCTCTTGCCGGTATGATTGGCTTTATCGGGCTTATCGTGCCCCACTTAGGGAGAATGATAGCCGGTCCAAATCACAAGGTGTTGATCCCGCTCGCAACGGTATTAGGTGCGCTATTGCTACTTGTCTCAGATATGTTGTCGCGCGTTCTGGTAGCACCATTAGAGATACCCGTCGGCATTATTACCGCAGTATTGGGCGCACCTTTCTTCTTATGGCTACTCATTTCTCAAAAGGGGCGAATCTAA
- a CDS encoding heme ABC transporter ATP-binding protein, which produces MNAPLVRCTDISVKIGSKVILDKVNIQFNSGEFTVLLGPNGTGKSTLLKTLSNEIPYEGQHYLFGKPSQEWDKKLLARQFGVLPQSSSLTFNFTAQEVVELGGLTLNGGQKEITRVAKDKMCQTGISHLAQRLYPTLSGGEKQRVHFARVLTQLSAIEHSKILFLDEPTSALDLSHQHNTIQLAKAQAESGACVVAVLHDLNLAAQYADRIVVLNKGNIAADGTPWEVLTPEILEQVYQWKTQVLPHPQSQRPVVLSAA; this is translated from the coding sequence ATGAATGCACCACTTGTTCGATGCACTGATATCTCGGTTAAGATTGGCTCTAAAGTTATCCTAGATAAGGTCAATATCCAATTTAACTCCGGGGAGTTTACGGTATTACTCGGTCCCAACGGAACCGGGAAAAGCACGTTGCTTAAGACCCTTAGTAATGAGATACCCTACGAAGGGCAACACTATTTATTCGGCAAACCAAGCCAAGAATGGGATAAAAAGCTGCTCGCAAGGCAATTTGGTGTGTTGCCTCAATCTAGCTCGCTCACCTTTAATTTTACCGCGCAAGAGGTGGTCGAATTGGGTGGTCTCACCTTAAATGGTGGCCAAAAAGAGATCACCCGCGTGGCCAAAGACAAGATGTGCCAAACAGGGATCTCTCACCTTGCACAGCGGCTCTACCCTACACTATCAGGCGGTGAGAAGCAGCGCGTGCACTTTGCTCGGGTACTCACTCAGCTCAGTGCCATTGAACACAGCAAGATACTGTTTTTGGACGAACCGACCTCTGCACTAGACCTAAGTCACCAGCACAACACCATTCAATTAGCTAAAGCACAAGCGGAATCTGGAGCATGCGTAGTCGCGGTATTACACGACTTAAACCTTGCCGCGCAATATGCAGACCGCATCGTGGTATTAAATAAGGGCAATATCGCCGCTGATGGTACCCCATGGGAGGTGCTTACCCCTGAGATTCTTGAGCAAGTATACCAGTGGAAAACACAGGTACTGCCCCACCCTCAATCACAGCGACCAGTAGTTTTATCAGCGGCCTAA
- a CDS encoding bile acid:sodium symporter family protein: protein MNLINKLKQEWFLVGMVAAMALAIVTPDWGKSEGILHLDTITVFGIALVFFLHGLGLSPKAIVEGVSNWKLHLFVQCATFVVYPMLWVIFGHGFLSFMPAALAFGFCYLFVLPSTISSSVAMTAIGKGNLPGAIFNASLSSIIGVVITPLLVQFFMGMEGAELNLVESVLSIAKMLLLPMVLGQLMRPLLFEWAQRHKAVVGKLDKYVILLIVYSAFCDSIEHGIWRDFSTSLLITSTLICFIVLLVMVHGIQWGARRVGFNHQDEVAAVFCGTKKTLAAGIPMAKVIFDHNPNLGMILLPIMLYHPIQIFYCAVLANRYAKVELPSATSPNH, encoded by the coding sequence ATGAATCTAATCAACAAATTAAAGCAAGAATGGTTTTTGGTCGGTATGGTCGCGGCGATGGCCTTGGCGATAGTGACTCCCGATTGGGGGAAATCAGAAGGAATACTGCACTTAGACACGATTACTGTGTTTGGTATTGCGCTGGTGTTCTTTTTACATGGCCTTGGTTTATCACCAAAAGCGATTGTTGAGGGGGTGTCCAACTGGAAGTTGCACCTGTTTGTGCAATGCGCCACCTTTGTGGTTTATCCCATGTTGTGGGTTATATTCGGACATGGCTTTTTAAGCTTTATGCCGGCAGCTCTCGCATTTGGATTTTGCTATCTTTTCGTGCTGCCTAGTACTATCTCATCTTCTGTTGCAATGACCGCTATCGGTAAGGGAAACCTACCCGGCGCGATATTTAATGCTTCATTGTCAAGTATCATTGGCGTTGTTATTACCCCCTTACTGGTTCAGTTTTTTATGGGAATGGAGGGGGCAGAGCTAAACCTTGTTGAATCCGTACTTTCTATTGCCAAGATGTTGTTACTACCAATGGTTTTAGGTCAGTTAATGCGACCGTTATTGTTTGAGTGGGCACAGCGCCATAAGGCTGTGGTAGGTAAGCTCGATAAGTATGTGATCTTGCTGATTGTTTATAGCGCTTTTTGTGACTCCATTGAACATGGGATCTGGCGCGATTTTTCTACGTCGTTGCTGATTACTTCAACTCTAATCTGCTTCATTGTATTACTCGTTATGGTGCATGGCATTCAGTGGGGTGCGCGTCGGGTTGGGTTTAATCACCAAGATGAGGTGGCGGCGGTTTTTTGTGGCACTAAGAAAACCTTAGCCGCAGGTATTCCCATGGCCAAGGTTATCTTTGATCACAACCCAAATCTGGGCATGATTTTGCTGCCGATTATGCTCTACCATCCGATACAGATCTTTTACTGTGCCGTTTTGGCAAATCGCTACGCTAAGGTCGAGTTACCGTCTGCAACAAGCCCTAATCATTAG